One genomic window of Sphingomonas ginsengisoli An et al. 2013 includes the following:
- a CDS encoding TMEM175 family protein translates to MRAQRLEAFTDGVLAIVITIAVLEMKPPASVQPAALIASLPVLLAYSLSFINVGIFWANHHHLLQATEKVDGRVLWANLSLLFWLSLVPFVIRWVDDQGISPLPTAAYGFTLLMASISYVLTERAIIAANDETPLLKEAVGNDTKGLVSLLLYAGGTCVAFLVPLAAVVAYLAVSVIWLVPDRRIEKRLTLRNKR, encoded by the coding sequence ATGAGAGCACAGCGGCTTGAAGCCTTCACCGACGGCGTTCTGGCCATTGTGATCACGATTGCCGTGCTAGAAATGAAGCCACCCGCAAGTGTCCAGCCGGCGGCGTTGATTGCGTCACTCCCGGTTCTGCTCGCGTACTCGCTCAGCTTCATCAACGTCGGAATCTTCTGGGCCAACCACCATCACCTGTTGCAGGCCACTGAGAAAGTCGATGGACGCGTACTGTGGGCCAATCTGTCGCTGTTGTTCTGGCTGTCGCTAGTTCCCTTCGTGATCCGGTGGGTCGACGATCAAGGGATCTCACCTCTGCCGACCGCTGCCTACGGCTTCACTCTGCTCATGGCCTCGATCAGCTATGTTCTGACCGAGCGAGCCATCATCGCGGCGAACGACGAGACCCCGCTGCTGAAGGAAGCGGTTGGTAATGACACCAAGGGTTTAGTGTCCCTGCTGCTCTATGCGGGAGGGACCTGCGTCGCCTTCTTGGTGCCGCTAGCTGCGGTGGTTGCCTATCTAGCAGTCTCAGTAATCTGGTTGGTGCCGGATCGAAGGATCGAGAAGCGCTTGACTTTGCGGAATAAGAGATAA
- a CDS encoding DUF5681 domain-containing protein produces the protein METSPEPNGYGKPPTASRFKPGQSGNPRGRPRGRSKDIPYDGLLGQMVTIREDGRQRRVTAAEAFLLHLTKKGLAGDSAAARASLEAIEIARAKRQVRNPIQIRIVWKGFSPGSVGSSIEPLGIATLLNRYSEEKARFELKPWIVQVALNRLGKRRLTVEEQRTVIEATRTPQQVQWPEWWTVRS, from the coding sequence TTGGAGACCAGCCCCGAACCCAACGGCTATGGCAAGCCGCCCACCGCAAGCCGGTTCAAGCCAGGGCAGAGCGGCAATCCTCGCGGCCGCCCAAGGGGACGATCCAAGGACATCCCCTACGACGGATTGCTTGGTCAGATGGTCACCATCAGGGAAGATGGTCGTCAGCGGCGGGTTACAGCCGCCGAAGCCTTTCTGCTCCACCTGACGAAGAAGGGCTTAGCCGGCGACAGTGCCGCGGCACGTGCTTCCCTCGAGGCGATTGAGATCGCACGTGCCAAGCGACAGGTAAGGAACCCGATCCAGATTAGAATTGTATGGAAGGGGTTTTCGCCAGGCTCAGTGGGCTCCAGCATCGAGCCTCTCGGTATCGCAACGCTACTCAACCGGTACTCGGAAGAGAAAGCCAGGTTCGAGCTCAAGCCGTGGATTGTGCAGGTTGCGCTGAACCGCCTTGGCAAGCGCAGGCTCACTGTTGAAGAGCAAAGAACAGTAATCGAGGCCACACGCACTCCTCAGCAGGTGCAATGGCCGGAGTGGTGGACTGTAAGAAGCTAG
- a CDS encoding DUF5681 domain-containing protein, which translates to MSGRFEKGRSGNPAGRPKARRPHISAFEVVLDKTFTVTQNGVDRELTVDEALQLQTYQGALKGSKMAVRAVLKMIEKREKALVKKAPSQKVQAYKFGQEQDPRNADDAMLLLGITVPDPCWTGGACEYGTRMKLATWATQAALSRPGRRQLTEKDREEVVRQTIDAEALKWPRQRGGH; encoded by the coding sequence CCGGAGCGGTAATCCGGCTGGACGTCCGAAGGCTCGCCGGCCGCACATCTCCGCGTTCGAGGTCGTACTCGATAAGACCTTCACCGTTACACAGAACGGTGTCGATCGAGAGCTTACGGTCGACGAAGCGCTTCAGCTTCAAACCTACCAAGGCGCACTCAAGGGCAGCAAAATGGCTGTGCGAGCCGTCTTGAAAATGATCGAGAAGCGCGAAAAGGCACTGGTCAAAAAGGCTCCCTCACAGAAGGTGCAAGCTTATAAGTTTGGGCAGGAACAGGATCCGCGGAATGCCGACGACGCCATGTTGCTGCTTGGCATTACGGTGCCCGATCCTTGTTGGACTGGTGGGGCCTGTGAATACGGCACACGTATGAAGCTTGCCACCTGGGCAACCCAAGCTGCTCTAAGCCGCCCAGGCCGTCGACAGTTGACGGAAAAGGATAGGGAAGAGGTGGTCAGGCAGACCATCGATGCAGAGGCTCTCAAGTGGCCTCGCCAGCGGGGAGGACATTGA